In Hamadaea flava, a genomic segment contains:
- a CDS encoding ABC transporter ATP-binding protein: MLTLDGYGWRHAGRRAWAVRGVDLRIDRGERVLLLGPSGAGKSTLLAAIAGLLPTSSGEAEGVLKVDGRPGIVFQDPHSQLVMRRSGDEVAFGLENLGWPVDRIWPRVDEVMREVGFPYDRDRRTDQLSGGEQQRLVLAGTLAPRPDLLLLDEPTANLDPQGAAQVRQTLREAVEAEVTVVLVEHRIDEVLPLITRVVVLDPGGGVRADGPPSLLTGPLGDELAAAGVWVPGHPVPAQRASASPGHALISTQELRVRHMAYQDVHVREGETVAVTGPNGVGKSTLALALGGLLRPAAGAVVTPDGKPHKWRAKVLATRIGSVFQNPEHQFVTSTVRDELALGGTPPARVDELLERLHLAELARANPFTLSGGQARRLSVATALAAAPRLLILDEPTFGQDRRTWIELVSLLASLRDSGHGIMTVTHDSSLVSVLADRTVSL; the protein is encoded by the coding sequence ATGCTGACCCTGGACGGGTACGGGTGGCGGCACGCCGGCCGCCGCGCATGGGCGGTCCGCGGCGTCGACCTGCGGATCGACCGTGGCGAACGGGTGTTGCTGCTCGGCCCGTCCGGGGCGGGCAAGTCCACGCTGCTCGCGGCGATCGCCGGCCTCCTGCCGACGTCGTCGGGCGAAGCGGAGGGCGTCCTGAAGGTCGACGGCCGGCCCGGCATCGTCTTCCAGGACCCGCATTCGCAGCTGGTCATGCGCCGCTCCGGCGACGAGGTCGCGTTCGGGCTGGAGAACCTCGGCTGGCCCGTCGACCGGATCTGGCCCCGGGTCGACGAGGTGATGCGGGAGGTCGGCTTCCCGTACGACCGCGATCGGCGTACCGACCAGCTCTCGGGCGGTGAACAACAGCGGCTCGTCCTGGCCGGGACCCTCGCGCCCCGGCCGGACCTGCTGCTGCTCGACGAACCCACGGCCAACCTCGACCCGCAGGGCGCCGCCCAAGTGCGCCAAACGCTCCGCGAGGCGGTCGAGGCCGAGGTCACGGTGGTGCTGGTCGAACATCGGATCGACGAAGTCCTGCCGCTCATCACCCGGGTCGTCGTCCTCGACCCCGGCGGCGGAGTCCGTGCCGACGGGCCCCCGTCGCTGCTGACCGGTCCACTCGGCGACGAACTGGCCGCCGCCGGCGTGTGGGTCCCCGGCCATCCGGTCCCCGCGCAGCGCGCCTCGGCGTCACCCGGTCACGCCTTGATCTCCACTCAAGAGCTACGGGTACGCCATATGGCGTACCAGGATGTGCACGTTCGAGAGGGCGAAACCGTGGCCGTGACCGGCCCCAACGGCGTGGGCAAGTCGACGCTGGCCCTGGCCCTCGGTGGCCTGCTGCGACCGGCGGCCGGTGCGGTGGTGACGCCGGACGGCAAGCCGCACAAGTGGCGGGCGAAGGTGCTCGCGACGCGGATCGGATCGGTGTTCCAGAATCCGGAGCACCAGTTCGTGACCTCGACCGTACGCGACGAGCTGGCCCTCGGCGGCACGCCGCCCGCGCGGGTCGACGAGCTGCTGGAACGGCTGCACCTGGCCGAACTGGCACGGGCGAACCCGTTCACGCTGTCGGGCGGGCAGGCCCGGCGGCTGAGCGTGGCGACCGCGCTCGCCGCCGCACCGCGACTGCTGATCCTGGACGAGCCGACCTTCGGGCAGGATCGTCGCACCTGGATCGAGCTGGTCTCGCTGCTGGCGTCGCTCCGCGACTCCGGGCACGGGATCATGACCGTCACCCACGACTCCTCGCTGGTCTCCGTGCTCGCCGATCGGACGGTCTCGCTGTGA
- a CDS encoding ECF transporter S component: protein MNNTAYRWRTVDIVVTAVVAVAFGVVFWAWNQLWFGPFSAAFAGFPPAGAIITGVWFLPAVLAPLIVRKPGAALFAELVAAVISALLGSAWGVTVLYYGLAQGAAGELGFAIGAYKRWGLPNALLTGGLIGAAATVLDLTTTSYGEWSAAWQITYALIQIASGALIAGAGSFALARGLSSTGVLDPFPSGRTRELV from the coding sequence ATGAACAACACCGCTTACCGGTGGCGAACCGTAGACATCGTCGTCACCGCGGTCGTCGCCGTCGCCTTCGGCGTCGTCTTCTGGGCCTGGAACCAACTGTGGTTCGGGCCGTTCAGCGCCGCCTTCGCCGGCTTCCCGCCGGCCGGAGCGATCATCACCGGCGTGTGGTTCCTGCCCGCAGTGCTCGCTCCGCTCATCGTGCGCAAGCCGGGTGCCGCCCTGTTCGCCGAACTGGTCGCGGCCGTCATCTCGGCCCTGCTCGGCTCGGCCTGGGGCGTCACCGTCCTCTACTACGGTCTCGCCCAGGGCGCGGCCGGCGAACTCGGCTTCGCCATCGGCGCGTACAAGCGCTGGGGGCTGCCGAACGCACTGCTCACCGGCGGTCTCATCGGCGCCGCCGCGACCGTCCTCGACCTGACCACCACCTCGTACGGCGAATGGTCGGCGGCGTGGCAGATCACCTACGCCCTGATCCAGATCGCCAGCGGCGCCCTCATCGCGGGCGCGGGCTCGTTCGCCCTGGCCCGGGGGCTGTCCAGCACCGGGGTGCTGGACCCGTTCCCCTCCGGGCGTACGCGCGAGCTGGTCTGA
- a CDS encoding permease has translation MTTVSPTRPRPAEEAPDGPRRWRVGSVEVLAVLLVLLVLFRTQVADLINGPRISTWTTVFVSVMVQATPFLVFGVVLSAVIAVFVPRSFWAKALPKHPALAVPVASCAGVVLPGCECGSVPIAGSLMRRGVTPAAALAFLLAAPAVNPIVLTATAVAFPGRPQMVVLRAIGSLIVATGMGWLWLRLGKADWIKLPHRPELDDLSKSRAFWASCRHDIIHAGGFLALGAGAAATINVLVPEKWLLAVAQRPVLSVLALAVLAVLLSICSEADAFVAASLSQFSLTARLAFLLVGPMVDLKLISMQAGVFGRRFATRFAPATFVMATGVAGLLGVVFL, from the coding sequence GTGACGACCGTCTCCCCGACCCGGCCCCGGCCGGCCGAAGAAGCGCCGGACGGACCGCGACGATGGCGGGTCGGCTCAGTCGAGGTGCTCGCCGTCCTCCTCGTCCTCCTGGTCCTGTTCCGTACGCAGGTCGCCGACCTGATCAACGGGCCCCGGATCAGCACCTGGACGACGGTCTTCGTCTCCGTGATGGTGCAGGCGACCCCGTTCCTGGTCTTCGGGGTGGTCCTCTCGGCCGTGATCGCGGTGTTCGTGCCCCGGAGCTTCTGGGCGAAGGCGTTGCCGAAGCACCCCGCGCTGGCGGTGCCGGTAGCCAGCTGTGCTGGGGTGGTGCTCCCGGGCTGTGAGTGCGGCTCCGTGCCGATCGCGGGCTCCCTGATGCGCCGCGGGGTCACCCCGGCCGCGGCGCTGGCCTTCCTGCTGGCCGCCCCGGCGGTCAACCCGATCGTGCTCACCGCGACGGCGGTCGCGTTCCCCGGCCGGCCGCAGATGGTCGTCCTCCGGGCGATCGGCAGCTTGATCGTGGCGACCGGGATGGGCTGGCTCTGGCTGCGGCTCGGCAAGGCGGACTGGATCAAGCTGCCGCACCGGCCCGAACTCGACGACCTGTCGAAGTCGCGGGCGTTCTGGGCGTCCTGCCGCCACGACATCATCCACGCGGGCGGCTTCCTCGCGCTCGGTGCGGGCGCGGCCGCCACGATCAACGTGCTCGTGCCGGAGAAGTGGCTGCTGGCGGTCGCGCAGCGGCCGGTGCTGAGCGTACTGGCGTTGGCGGTGCTGGCCGTGCTGCTGTCGATCTGCTCGGAGGCGGACGCCTTCGTCGCCGCGTCGCTGTCGCAGTTCTCGCTCACCGCCCGGCTGGCGTTCCTCCTGGTGGGGCCGATGGTCGACCTCAAGCTGATCTCGATGCAGGCCGGCGTCTTCGGGCGCCGGTTCGCCACCCGGTTCGCCCCGGCCACCTTCGTGATGGCGACCGGGGTGGCCGGCCTCCTGGGGGTGGTCTTCCTGTGA
- a CDS encoding TIGR03943 family putative permease subunit, with translation MNRQAQSVIMLLLGGAVLKISLGDLYLRYVKEGLRPFLILSGVLLVAAAVMTLWHEYRSAEVGEDESENHDRGHAHAHGGPLVGWLIIAPVLGLLLVAPPAMGAYAAGQSGTALSTAAESDYPPLPPGDVVPITVLDYASRAVFDKGVSLGDRKVKLVGFLVTSTDGQQVLGRMILSCCAADARPIKVAFAGQGPTGMADDAWVEIVGTYTDRTMRDAVNDEIIPFIVVTSWRPVDPPKQQYE, from the coding sequence GTGAACCGGCAGGCGCAATCCGTCATCATGCTGCTGCTCGGCGGGGCAGTCCTCAAGATCAGCCTCGGCGACCTCTATCTCCGCTATGTCAAGGAGGGGCTGCGGCCGTTCCTCATCCTCTCCGGCGTGCTGCTGGTAGCCGCGGCGGTCATGACGTTGTGGCACGAGTACCGCTCGGCGGAAGTCGGGGAGGACGAGTCCGAGAACCATGATCGCGGGCACGCGCACGCGCACGGCGGGCCCCTCGTCGGCTGGCTGATCATCGCCCCGGTGCTGGGCCTGCTGCTCGTCGCGCCGCCCGCGATGGGGGCGTACGCCGCCGGCCAGTCCGGTACGGCACTGTCCACCGCGGCCGAGTCGGACTATCCGCCGTTGCCGCCGGGCGACGTCGTGCCGATCACCGTCCTCGACTACGCCTCCCGGGCCGTCTTCGACAAGGGCGTGTCCCTCGGCGACCGCAAGGTGAAGCTCGTGGGCTTCCTCGTCACCAGCACGGACGGCCAACAGGTGCTCGGCCGCATGATCCTGTCGTGCTGTGCCGCCGACGCCCGCCCGATCAAGGTCGCCTTCGCCGGTCAGGGCCCGACCGGGATGGCCGACGACGCCTGGGTGGAGATTGTCGGCACCTACACCGACCGGACCATGCGGGACGCGGTCAACGACGAGATCATCCCGTTCATCGTGGTGACCTCGTGGCGTCCGGTCGACCCGCCCAAACAGCAGTACGAGTAG
- a CDS encoding acyl-CoA dehydrogenase family protein has translation MTATDAKPQVTAAQAREILESSRDEWKKPSFGKQLFLGRFRLDLISPWPQPDPEKAARAEAFLPKLREYLANNVDGAQIERESFIPDDVFAGLAELGCFGMKIDPEYGGLGLSNLHYCRALMLTGSANPSLGALLSAHQSIGVPQPLKMFGTPEQKKRFLPRLAAGEVSAFLLTEPDVGSDPARMRTSATPVEGGYKLSGVKLWATNGTVATLLVVLARVPKSEGRKGGITAFVVESESAGITVERRNAFMGLRGLENSVTRFDDVFVPAENRIGEEGRGMRVALGTLNTGRLSLPASCVGALKWCTGVARGWVNERVQMGVPIAKHEAIATKIAFIAATTYGVESMLDLCCMLADDDRNDIRIEAALIKLYASELAWQAADELVQIRGGRGFETAASQEARGERGIAAEQILRDLRINRIFEGSTEIMHLLIAREAVDQHLSVAGDIIDPKAPTGRKVRAGLRAAGFYARWLPTLAVGRGSFHGYAEYGDLGRHLRYVERSSRKLARQTFRGMARWQGKMEFKQSYLSRIVDIGAELFAIAATCVRAQASGRAEERELADLFCRQARDRAERAFRRLHRNTDAADVRGSTRIVDGRYAFLEDGILPPPESGDWVATWEPGPSSETDVRRRLPHITR, from the coding sequence ATGACCGCGACCGATGCCAAGCCACAGGTGACCGCAGCCCAGGCCCGGGAGATCCTCGAGTCGAGCCGCGATGAGTGGAAGAAGCCGAGTTTCGGCAAGCAGTTGTTCCTGGGCCGGTTCCGGCTCGACCTGATCAGCCCGTGGCCGCAGCCCGATCCGGAGAAGGCGGCCCGTGCCGAGGCGTTCCTGCCGAAGCTGCGGGAGTACCTGGCGAACAACGTCGACGGCGCGCAGATCGAACGGGAGTCGTTCATCCCCGACGACGTCTTCGCCGGCCTCGCCGAGCTGGGCTGCTTCGGCATGAAGATCGATCCGGAGTACGGCGGGCTCGGTCTGTCCAATCTGCACTACTGCCGGGCCCTGATGCTGACCGGGTCGGCGAACCCGTCGCTGGGGGCGCTGCTGAGCGCGCACCAGTCGATCGGCGTACCGCAGCCGCTGAAGATGTTCGGCACCCCGGAGCAGAAGAAGCGCTTCCTGCCCCGGCTGGCCGCCGGCGAGGTGTCGGCGTTCCTGCTCACCGAGCCCGACGTCGGGTCGGACCCGGCCCGCATGCGGACCAGCGCCACCCCGGTCGAAGGCGGCTACAAGCTCAGTGGCGTCAAACTCTGGGCGACCAACGGGACGGTGGCGACGCTGCTGGTCGTGCTGGCGCGCGTACCGAAGTCCGAGGGGCGCAAGGGCGGCATCACCGCGTTCGTCGTCGAGAGCGAGTCGGCGGGGATAACCGTCGAACGCCGCAACGCCTTCATGGGCCTGCGCGGCCTGGAGAACAGCGTGACCCGGTTCGACGATGTCTTCGTCCCGGCGGAGAACCGGATCGGTGAGGAGGGCCGCGGCATGCGCGTCGCCCTCGGCACGCTCAACACCGGGCGGCTGTCCCTGCCCGCGTCCTGCGTCGGCGCGCTCAAGTGGTGCACCGGGGTCGCCCGCGGCTGGGTGAACGAACGCGTCCAGATGGGCGTGCCGATCGCCAAGCACGAGGCCATCGCGACCAAGATCGCGTTCATCGCGGCCACCACCTACGGCGTGGAGAGCATGCTCGACCTCTGCTGCATGCTGGCCGACGACGACCGCAACGACATCCGCATCGAGGCGGCGCTCATCAAGCTCTACGCCTCCGAACTGGCCTGGCAGGCCGCCGACGAACTCGTGCAGATCCGCGGCGGGCGCGGATTCGAGACCGCCGCGTCGCAGGAGGCCCGGGGCGAGCGCGGCATCGCGGCCGAGCAGATCCTGCGTGACCTGCGGATCAACCGCATCTTCGAGGGCTCGACCGAGATCATGCACCTGCTCATCGCGCGCGAGGCGGTCGACCAGCACCTCAGCGTCGCGGGGGACATCATCGACCCCAAGGCCCCGACCGGCCGCAAGGTCCGCGCGGGCCTGCGCGCCGCCGGGTTCTACGCCCGCTGGCTGCCCACTCTCGCGGTCGGCCGCGGTTCCTTCCACGGGTACGCCGAATACGGCGACCTGGGCCGGCATCTGCGGTACGTGGAGCGGTCGTCGCGCAAGCTGGCCCGGCAGACGTTCCGGGGGATGGCCCGCTGGCAGGGCAAGATGGAGTTCAAGCAGAGCTACCTGAGCCGGATCGTCGACATCGGAGCCGAGCTGTTCGCGATCGCGGCCACCTGCGTACGCGCCCAGGCGTCCGGCCGGGCCGAGGAGCGGGAACTGGCCGACCTGTTCTGCCGGCAGGCCCGGGATCGGGCCGAGCGGGCGTTCCGCCGGTTGCACCGCAACACCGACGCCGCCGACGTACGCGGTTCGACCCGGATCGTCGACGGCCGGTACGCCTTCCTCGAGGACGGCATCCTGCCGCCGCCGGAGTCGGGGGACTGGGTGGCGACCTGGGAGCCCGGACCGTCCAGCGAAACCGACGTACGCCGCCGCCTCCCCCACATCACCCGCTAA
- a CDS encoding TetR/AcrR family transcriptional regulator — protein MSLLWTGRPSAARGPKPALSLERIVAEAISLADAEGLAAVSMKTLATRLGAGTMSLYRYLPGKDELVALMLDSVIGAPPAGLRDGEWRAALQRWAYATRDVFHRHPWSIGIIGQAREVGPNELAWGEAALDILATAGATDHQILDMVFAVNAYVRGASQLSAPGGLGPAVDPADIVASGRIEEYPHFARLATVSAPDFDPTTGSSFDVGLGYLLDGISATLTA, from the coding sequence GTGAGTCTGCTGTGGACCGGTCGGCCGTCGGCGGCGCGGGGACCGAAGCCCGCGCTGAGCCTGGAGCGCATCGTCGCCGAGGCGATCAGCCTGGCGGACGCGGAAGGGCTGGCCGCGGTCTCGATGAAGACACTGGCCACCCGGCTCGGGGCGGGGACGATGTCGCTCTACCGATATTTGCCCGGCAAGGACGAACTCGTCGCCCTGATGCTCGACAGCGTCATCGGCGCTCCCCCGGCCGGACTGCGCGACGGCGAATGGCGAGCGGCCCTGCAACGCTGGGCGTACGCCACTCGGGACGTGTTCCACCGGCACCCGTGGTCGATCGGGATCATCGGACAGGCCCGTGAGGTCGGGCCGAACGAGCTGGCCTGGGGCGAGGCGGCGCTGGACATCCTGGCCACCGCCGGTGCAACGGACCACCAGATCCTCGACATGGTCTTCGCCGTCAACGCGTACGTGCGAGGGGCGTCGCAACTGTCCGCGCCCGGCGGCCTCGGGCCCGCCGTCGACCCGGCCGACATCGTCGCGTCCGGCCGGATCGAGGAGTATCCGCACTTCGCCCGGCTGGCCACGGTGTCCGCCCCGGACTTCGATCCCACCACCGGATCCAGCTTCGACGTCGGACTCGGCTACCTCCTCGACGGGATCTCGGCGACCCTGACGGCCTAG
- a CDS encoding DUF2306 domain-containing protein, with protein MKRPWIGPLAFVVLVFLAFSLPPYLSFTPDNSRLPLDPRYPWHFPLLVGHILFGTVALIACSMQIWPWLRQKRPALHRWTGRVYVLGGVLPAGILGIFVGALAVTPGFSGKAGNVTLAIVWLFVTYRGFRAARAARYAEHRRWMIRSFALCTSIVVNRLWTVLLIVALSPMLDSQFGGDQDALIKQAVEAGIWLSWIVNLLIAEWWIERARTPKGRRPALAQA; from the coding sequence ATGAAGCGCCCCTGGATCGGTCCCCTCGCCTTCGTCGTCCTGGTGTTCCTCGCCTTCTCGTTGCCGCCCTACCTCAGCTTCACTCCCGACAACTCCCGGCTGCCGCTGGACCCGCGGTACCCGTGGCACTTTCCGCTGTTGGTCGGTCACATCTTGTTCGGCACCGTCGCGCTGATCGCGTGCTCGATGCAGATCTGGCCGTGGCTGCGGCAGAAGCGGCCGGCGTTGCATCGCTGGACCGGCCGGGTGTACGTGCTCGGCGGGGTGCTGCCGGCGGGCATCCTGGGGATCTTCGTCGGCGCGCTCGCCGTCACGCCGGGCTTCTCCGGCAAGGCCGGGAACGTCACGCTGGCGATCGTCTGGCTGTTCGTCACCTATCGCGGCTTCCGAGCCGCCCGCGCCGCCCGGTACGCCGAACACCGCCGCTGGATGATCCGCAGCTTCGCGCTCTGCACCTCGATCGTGGTCAATCGCTTGTGGACGGTGCTGCTCATCGTGGCGCTGTCCCCGATGCTGGACAGCCAGTTCGGCGGCGATCAGGACGCGCTGATCAAGCAGGCCGTCGAGGCCGGGATCTGGCTGAGCTGGATCGTCAACCTGCTGATCGCCGAGTGGTGGATCGAGCGTGCCCGCACGCCCAAGGGCCGCCGGCCGGCGCTCGCCCAGGCGTAA
- a CDS encoding Fur family transcriptional regulator: MTAPRNTRQRTAVAALLGEVDGFHSAQELHSMLRDRGDAIGLTTVYRTLQALADAEEIDVMRPPGGEHLYRRCSDTHHHHLVCRSCGATVEVEGPAVESWTSKVAAEHGYSDVSHTLELFGTCSACATAR, from the coding sequence ATGACCGCTCCGCGTAACACCCGTCAGCGCACCGCCGTCGCCGCCCTGCTCGGCGAGGTCGACGGGTTTCACAGCGCTCAAGAGCTGCACTCGATGCTGCGCGACCGCGGCGACGCGATCGGGCTGACCACGGTCTACCGGACGCTTCAGGCGCTCGCCGACGCCGAGGAGATCGACGTCATGCGCCCGCCCGGCGGCGAGCACCTCTACCGGCGGTGCAGCGACACCCATCACCACCACCTGGTCTGCCGGTCGTGCGGGGCGACTGTGGAGGTCGAGGGGCCGGCGGTGGAGAGCTGGACGTCCAAGGTGGCGGCCGAGCACGGCTACTCCGACGTCAGTCACACGCTGGAGCTGTTCGGCACGTGCTCGGCCTGCGCCACCGCCCGCTGA
- a CDS encoding metal ABC transporter permease: MSIFAYQFMQYALLGTAITGLTAPALGVYLVQRRLSLIGDGIGHVALTGVGIGVLMHKSPVLVATVVAIIGAVAVEIIRERSKTSGDIALAILFYGGISGGVFLIGLSGASQGLNAFLFGSPLTIRNSDMVTIVVLGVAVLIVSIGLRPWLFAVCQDEEYAKVAGLPVRTLNVIVAVTTAVTVTTAMRSIGLLLVSALMVVPVATAQLVTRGFRSTMALSMALGLTSAVLGVVIAGPSNTAVGATVALFAIALFLVVAVGSAGLRAWRRRSIPAGHPACDPPDVLLKVDR, encoded by the coding sequence ATGAGCATCTTCGCTTACCAGTTCATGCAGTACGCGCTGCTGGGCACCGCGATCACCGGGCTCACCGCGCCCGCGCTCGGCGTCTATCTCGTACAGCGGCGGCTGTCGCTGATCGGCGACGGCATCGGCCACGTAGCGCTGACCGGCGTCGGGATCGGCGTACTGATGCACAAGTCGCCGGTGCTGGTCGCGACGGTCGTGGCGATCATCGGCGCGGTCGCGGTCGAGATCATCCGGGAGCGCAGCAAGACCTCCGGCGACATCGCGCTGGCCATCCTCTTCTACGGCGGCATCTCCGGCGGCGTCTTCCTGATCGGGCTCAGCGGCGCGAGTCAGGGCCTCAACGCGTTCCTCTTCGGCTCGCCGTTGACCATCCGGAACTCCGACATGGTGACCATCGTCGTGCTCGGGGTGGCCGTCCTGATCGTCTCGATCGGGTTGCGCCCCTGGTTGTTCGCGGTCTGCCAGGACGAGGAGTACGCCAAAGTCGCCGGCCTGCCCGTGCGTACCCTCAATGTGATCGTCGCGGTGACCACCGCCGTGACCGTGACCACGGCCATGCGCTCGATCGGCCTGTTGCTCGTGAGCGCGCTGATGGTCGTGCCGGTGGCGACCGCGCAGCTGGTCACCCGGGGCTTCCGCAGCACGATGGCGTTGTCGATGGCGCTGGGCCTGACCAGCGCGGTCCTCGGCGTGGTCATCGCCGGGCCGTCGAACACCGCTGTCGGGGCGACGGTCGCCCTCTTCGCGATCGCGTTGTTCCTGGTCGTGGCGGTAGGATCGGCGGGCCTGCGGGCCTGGCGGCGACGGTCGATCCCGGCCGGCCATCCGGCCTGCGACCCACCCGACGTGCTCCTGAAAGTGGATCGCTGA
- a CDS encoding metal ABC transporter ATP-binding protein has translation MTEVLQVRRGVVAYSDRPVLRGVELTVHSGEVVALLGANGSGKSTLIKAALGLVPLTAGEVRLFGTPLRRFRQWPRIGYVPQRLGAGGGVPATVGEVVAAGRLARRGWRPASASDKAAVTAAIEAVGLADRVRDPVATLSGGQQQRTLIARALAGEPELLILDEPTAGVDAASQETFAGALSDFVAKGGSVALVAHELGPLAPLIDRAVVLHDGLVAHDGPVPEPAEHHAHPEHDHVHPHAPQTSPSLWEAP, from the coding sequence GTGACGGAGGTCCTGCAAGTCCGGCGCGGGGTGGTCGCGTACAGCGATCGCCCGGTCCTGCGCGGCGTCGAGCTGACCGTGCACAGCGGTGAGGTCGTCGCCCTGCTCGGCGCCAACGGGTCGGGCAAGTCCACGCTGATCAAGGCGGCCCTCGGGCTGGTGCCACTGACCGCCGGTGAGGTCCGCCTCTTCGGCACGCCGCTGCGCCGGTTCCGCCAGTGGCCCCGGATCGGCTACGTCCCGCAACGGCTCGGGGCCGGCGGCGGCGTACCGGCGACGGTCGGCGAGGTCGTGGCGGCCGGTCGGCTCGCCCGCCGAGGGTGGCGCCCGGCCTCCGCTTCGGACAAGGCTGCGGTGACGGCGGCCATCGAGGCGGTCGGTCTCGCCGATCGGGTACGCGATCCGGTCGCGACCCTGTCCGGCGGTCAGCAGCAGCGTACGCTGATCGCCCGCGCGCTGGCCGGAGAGCCGGAGCTGCTGATCCTCGACGAACCGACCGCCGGGGTGGACGCGGCCAGCCAGGAGACCTTCGCCGGGGCGCTGAGCGACTTCGTGGCCAAAGGCGGCTCGGTGGCGCTGGTCGCGCACGAACTGGGTCCGCTGGCGCCGCTGATCGACCGGGCGGTGGTCCTGCACGACGGGCTCGTGGCGCACGACGGGCCGGTGCCCGAACCGGCCGAGCACCACGCCCATCCGGAGCACGATCACGTGCACCCGCACGCGCCGCAAACCTCGCCGAGCCTCTGGGAAGCCCCATGA
- a CDS encoding metal ABC transporter substrate-binding protein has protein sequence MRLRHLLSVATAGVLLAGGLAACGQDGASADGKLPVVAAFYPLQFVAQRIGGDAVQVTNLTAPGAEPHDLELSPKQLMQIAEAKVVLYLKGFQPEVDKAIDAQAKDKAIDVLTLVPTLTATGEEASETPELQGKDPHVWLDPTRLSTIAATVAAKFTAADPAHQAQFADNAAKLAADLAELDMEFATGLKTCQRKEIFTSHAAFGYLADRYHLTQIALTGLDPEQEPTAQSLADIAAEAKKYGATTIFSETLVSPKISETIAKEVGAKTAVLDPLEGLPTGSTGDYLSVMRQNLTALQSALGCS, from the coding sequence ATGAGACTTCGCCACCTCCTCTCGGTCGCGACGGCGGGCGTACTGCTCGCCGGGGGCCTGGCCGCATGCGGGCAGGACGGCGCGAGCGCCGACGGCAAGCTGCCCGTGGTCGCCGCCTTCTACCCCCTGCAGTTCGTCGCCCAGCGCATCGGTGGCGACGCCGTCCAGGTGACCAACCTGACCGCGCCCGGCGCGGAGCCCCACGACCTCGAGCTGAGCCCCAAGCAGCTCATGCAGATCGCCGAGGCCAAGGTCGTCCTCTACCTGAAGGGCTTCCAGCCCGAGGTCGACAAGGCCATCGACGCGCAGGCCAAGGACAAGGCGATCGACGTGCTCACGCTGGTACCCACGCTGACCGCGACCGGCGAGGAGGCCAGCGAGACGCCGGAACTCCAGGGCAAGGATCCGCACGTCTGGCTGGACCCGACCCGACTGTCGACCATCGCCGCCACCGTCGCGGCCAAGTTCACCGCCGCCGACCCGGCCCACCAGGCGCAGTTCGCCGACAACGCGGCGAAGCTCGCGGCCGACCTGGCCGAACTGGACATGGAGTTCGCGACCGGCCTGAAGACCTGCCAGCGCAAGGAGATCTTCACCAGCCACGCCGCCTTCGGCTACCTCGCCGACCGCTACCACCTCACGCAGATCGCGCTGACCGGGCTGGACCCCGAGCAGGAGCCCACCGCGCAGTCGCTGGCGGACATCGCGGCCGAGGCCAAGAAATACGGCGCGACTACGATCTTCTCCGAGACGCTGGTGAGCCCGAAGATCTCTGAGACGATCGCGAAAGAGGTCGGGGCGAAGACAGCGGTCCTCGACCCGCTCGAGGGGCTGCCCACCGGATCTACCGGCGACTACCTCTCGGTGATGCGGCAGAACTTGACGGCGTTGCAGAGCGCACTGGGGTGTTCGTGA
- a CDS encoding antibiotic biosynthesis monooxygenase family protein: MLVFNRFVVSPESGDGVETFVERAHAALAALAARPGYLRGELTRSLDEPASWCLVTEWANVGAYRRALGAFEVKMTATPLLAESLYEPVAYESLASAPPGGPVEPRTSDRVV, translated from the coding sequence ATGCTGGTCTTCAACAGGTTCGTGGTCAGCCCCGAGTCCGGGGACGGCGTCGAGACCTTCGTCGAGCGCGCCCACGCGGCGCTGGCGGCGCTGGCGGCCCGGCCCGGCTATCTGCGGGGGGAGCTGACGCGGTCGCTGGACGAACCCGCGTCCTGGTGCCTGGTCACGGAATGGGCCAACGTCGGGGCGTACCGGCGGGCCCTGGGCGCCTTCGAGGTGAAGATGACCGCCACGCCGCTGCTGGCCGAGTCGCTGTACGAGCCCGTCGCGTACGAGTCGCTCGCGAGCGCGCCGCCCGGCGGCCCCGTCGAGCCGCGGACTAGCGACCGAGTTGTATAG